In Solidesulfovibrio carbinoliphilus subsp. oakridgensis, the sequence CGTCATCGCCGGCCTCACCAACCTCGGCTATCCCGACGCCGACGCCTCGCGGGTGGCCGGGGCCGTGCTCGAGGCCGAACCCGACCTGGACGTGGCCCAAGCCCTCAGGCAGGCGCTCAAGCGCCTGGCCTCCGAGAAGTCATGACCAGCGATTTCGACACCTGCGGACTGCCGGACGGAAGCGCCGGCCCGGCTTCCCCGGAAGACACCATCCGGCCCTCGAAGCTGGACGAATTCATCGGCCAGGACGAGCTGCGGGCCAACCTGCGCGTCTTTTTGCGCGCGGCCATGGAGCAGGGCCGTGCCCTGGACCACAGCCTCCTCTACGGCCCGCCGGGCCTCGGCAAGACCACGCTGGCCCAGATCATGGCTTCGGAGCTCGGCGTCAATCTGGTGACCACCACCGGCCCGGTCCTTGAGCGCTGTGGCGACCTGGCCGCCATCGTGACGAACCTGCGCCGGGGCGACATCCTCTTTATCGACGAGATCCACCGCATGCCCCCGGCCGTGGAAGAGATCCTCTATCCAGCCATGGAGGATTACAAGCTCGACCTCATCATCGGCCAGGGGCCCGGGGCACGCACGGTCCGCATCGACCTCGAACCCTTCACCCTGGTCGGGGCCACGACCCGCCTCGGGCTTCTGACCTCGCCCCTTCGCGATCGGTTCGGCGTCATCTTCCGCCTGGAATTCTACAACCCCGACGAACTGGCCCGCATCGTCACCCGGGCCGCCGCCATCCTCGGCATCGGCGTCACCCCGGCCGGGGCCCGGGTGGTCGGGGAGCGGTCGCGGGGCACGCCGCGCATCGCCAACAGGCTCCTTCGCCGGCTGCGCGACTTCGCGGTGGTGGCCGGGGCCGCCA encodes:
- the ruvB gene encoding Holliday junction branch migration DNA helicase RuvB, with amino-acid sequence MTSDFDTCGLPDGSAGPASPEDTIRPSKLDEFIGQDELRANLRVFLRAAMEQGRALDHSLLYGPPGLGKTTLAQIMASELGVNLVTTTGPVLERCGDLAAIVTNLRRGDILFIDEIHRMPPAVEEILYPAMEDYKLDLIIGQGPGARTVRIDLEPFTLVGATTRLGLLTSPLRDRFGVIFRLEFYNPDELARIVTRAAAILGIGVTPAGARVVGERSRGTPRIANRLLRRLRDFAVVAGAATLDEGLAKEALARLDVDPQGLDQMDRKILEVLIGHYEGGPVGVKTLAVAISEEVRTLEEIYEPYLIQCGLIKRTPRGRVATAKAYAHIKKRMLD